One stretch of Bombus vancouverensis nearcticus chromosome 16, iyBomVanc1_principal, whole genome shotgun sequence DNA includes these proteins:
- the slv gene encoding sugar transporter SWEET1, whose translation MKVKLNLFVYFINKYFNYNSVKYYSQSKTLFDKTEINFKNWEEELERTMQVLPNFITVEEEKSLMEEIDPYVRRLKYEQSHWDDAIHNYRETEKGKWNNDNTKIINRIREKAFSKDMSQISLIHILDLAPEGWIKPHVDSIRFCGEIITGLSLLTDSVMRLKMVDNVTLYKDFLLPRRSLYIMRLVCRKIIKNGSTGNSSILAFVTCYTSCVLWMRYGMLIGDRFILLVNVFGSILQASYVYIFILYSVQKFKPIKQMIAATCFLGVVYFYSFYEEDRALAAKYVGFLSCILTVLFFASPLMMLAHVIRVKSTESLPFPIIMASLIVSCQWFAYGCLLNDRFIQIPNFLGCVLSAFQLCFFLVYHNDKSNETYLI comes from the exons ATGAAAGTTAAATtgaatttattcgtttatttcataaataaatatttcaattacaatAGTGTGAAATATTATTCGCAATCGAAAACTCTGTTTGATAAGACggagattaattttaaaaattgggAGGAAGAGCTAGAGAGAACGATGCAAGTTCTCCCAAATTTTATCACAGTTGAAGAAGAAAAGTCATTAATGGAAGAAATTGATCCTTATGTGAGGAGACTAAAATATGAACAGTCGCATTGGGATGAT GCAATACATAATTATAGAGAAACGGAAAAAGGCAAATGGAACAATGATAATACAAAGATAATAAATAGAATTCGAGAGAAAGCATTTTCTAAAGATATGTCTCAGATTTCACTGATACATATTTTAGACTTAGCACCAGAAGGATGGATAAAGCCACATGTTGATAGCATTAGA TTCTGTGGAGAGATTATTACTGGTTTAAGTTTATTAACTGATAGCGTAATGAGACTAAAAATGGTTGATAATGTAACTTTATATAAAGATTTTCTATTGCCAAGAAGATCTCTATATATAATGAG GCTAGTATGCAGAAAGATCATTAAAAATGGCAGTACAGGAAATAGTTCAATCTTGGCATTTGTAACATGTTATACATC ATGTGTCTTGTGGATGAGATACGGTATGCTTATTGGAGATCGATTTATATTGTTAGTGAATGTTTTTGGCTCCATACTCCAAGCATCTTatgtttacatatttattttgtatagtgTACAAAAATTTAAACCAATAAAACAAATGATTGCAGCAACTTGCTTCCTTGGAGTTGTGTACTTTTATAGTTTTTATGAGGAAGACAGAGCATTAGCTGCAAAATATGTTGGTTTCCTTAGTTGTATATTAACAGTATTATTTTTTGCATCTCCATTAATGATGTTG gcACATGTGATAAGAGTTAAAAGTACAGAAAGTTTACCATTTCCCATTATCATGGCTTCTTTAATAGTTTCTTGTCAGTGGTTTGCATATGGTTGCCTTCTTAATGATCGATTCATACAAATACCAAATTTCTTAGGCTGTGTATTATCTGCATTTcaactttgtttctttttagtTTATCATAACGATAAATCTAATGAGACttacttaatataa